From the Mammaliicoccus sciuri genome, the window ATGGCATATACTTTGGATATTCCTTTATATGAAGTTTCATCTTTAAAAGCGTTAGCAGCAACATACAACAACGAAAATGATCTTATTGTACCTTTATTTGATGCTAGAAGAGATCATGTATTTGCTGGTGTATATCAATATAAAGATGATAAATTAGAAACAATCAAAGAAGATAGTTATATATCTATTGAAGCATTGAATCAATTTTTAAAATCACAAAATCATCCATATATATTTATTGGTCACGATGTATTAAAGTTACAAGATAAGTTAGAAGGTAGAAGTCTTTCAAAATTACCTGATGCTTCAATAATGTATAAAATTAAGGAACAACCGGT encodes:
- the tsaB gene encoding tRNA (adenosine(37)-N6)-threonylcarbamoyltransferase complex dimerization subunit type 1 TsaB, which produces MTTLLIDTSNQPLAVALVKDGNVLINYQSNIKKNHSLQLMPVIESLMDEAQLTPQSLSDIVVANGPGSYTGLRIGITTAKTMAYTLDIPLYEVSSLKALAATYNNENDLIVPLFDARRDHVFAGVYQYKDDKLETIKEDSYISIEALNQFLKSQNHPYIFIGHDVLKLQDKLEGRSLSKLPDASIMYKIKEQPVLNVHELKPRYLKLSEAEQNWKNNQTKH